A region of Paenibacillus sp. 37 DNA encodes the following proteins:
- a CDS encoding ABC transporter substrate-binding protein, producing the protein MKTIKRKKAFSIILASLLSVSLTACGSGGTDSGTAAGGDSKSGKVTLELAISKSSQDSAFIQQDILDAFEKQTNIRVNLQLIPAEQTTTVLQTKLAVDETPDIIQYNLASAVTDLNLERNFEILDNEPWASRIVNKDVLSSGGHLYSFHVSQDTGMQGVVYNKQIFEELGLSIPTNYEEFLAICEKIKASGITPVFMPYKDAWAANIWPAAAFADFVAKNEPTFFDELNSNKKKWSDIPEFKTFLEQQYEIYTKGYTNTDVLSDSYDMAVGKFLNKEVAMMFMGDWLIEGVAEQDPNMELGVFPIPSSDNASLGASPLGGQLFIPKKSKHLDEAKQFLDYIASKDVAQQIVDSKGYVSNFSDVTTPELPAYKQDIVDNYITPKKTVLTTDAYMLVDRSELYRLLQDQFAGGLSPEEVLKSWDEKFSQLMQDKGVEGF; encoded by the coding sequence TTGAAAACAATAAAAAGAAAAAAGGCGTTTTCCATTATTCTGGCCAGTTTATTATCGGTCTCGTTAACGGCTTGTGGATCAGGAGGTACGGATTCCGGGACTGCTGCTGGCGGGGACAGCAAGAGTGGCAAAGTCACATTGGAGCTGGCAATCTCTAAAAGTTCTCAGGACTCTGCCTTCATCCAGCAGGACATTCTCGATGCATTCGAAAAACAAACGAACATTCGCGTCAATTTGCAGCTGATTCCAGCGGAACAAACAACAACTGTATTGCAAACCAAACTGGCTGTAGATGAGACGCCTGACATTATTCAGTACAATCTGGCGAGCGCAGTCACGGACCTGAACCTTGAACGTAACTTCGAAATTCTGGACAACGAGCCTTGGGCGAGCAGAATTGTGAACAAAGACGTCCTCTCTTCAGGTGGCCATCTCTACAGCTTCCATGTCAGCCAAGATACAGGGATGCAAGGGGTCGTTTATAACAAACAAATCTTTGAAGAACTCGGGTTGTCCATTCCAACGAACTACGAAGAATTCCTGGCGATCTGTGAAAAAATCAAAGCAAGTGGCATTACACCTGTATTCATGCCTTACAAAGATGCCTGGGCTGCCAACATCTGGCCTGCAGCAGCTTTTGCCGATTTTGTAGCCAAAAATGAACCGACTTTTTTTGATGAGTTGAACAGCAATAAGAAAAAATGGTCTGATATCCCGGAATTCAAAACTTTCCTGGAACAACAATATGAAATTTACACCAAAGGTTACACCAACACGGATGTGCTTAGCGACAGCTATGACATGGCCGTAGGTAAATTCCTGAACAAGGAAGTAGCCATGATGTTTATGGGCGATTGGTTAATTGAAGGCGTGGCCGAGCAAGATCCAAATATGGAACTGGGCGTATTCCCGATTCCATCGTCGGATAATGCCAGTCTCGGTGCAAGTCCACTCGGAGGACAACTGTTCATTCCGAAGAAATCCAAACATTTGGATGAGGCGAAGCAGTTCCTGGACTATATCGCTTCCAAAGATGTCGCACAACAGATCGTGGATTCCAAAGGATACGTATCCAATTTCAGTGACGTTACTACACCGGAACTGCCAGCTTACAAACAGGATATTGTAGACAATTATATTACGCCGAAGAAAACCGTGCTGACAACGGACGCATACATGCTGGTTGATCGCAGCGAACTGTACCGATTATTGCAGGATCAGTTTGCAGGCGGATTGTCACCGGAAGAAGTACTGAAATCATGGGATGAGAAGTTCAGTCAGCTGATGCAGGATAAAGGTGTAGAAGGTTTCTAA